In one Mucilaginibacter ginsenosidivorax genomic region, the following are encoded:
- the holA gene encoding DNA polymerase III subunit delta has product MTAADIVKDIKNRKYKPLYLLHGEEPYFIDVVSNYIEHHLLPEAEKGFNQTVVYGKDTDMMAVLNAAKRYPMMADYQVVMVKEAQDMKWGKDDDSKKGIDPLLSYLEKPLPSTILVFCYKYGKFDKRKKTYKAIEKNGLIFESAPLYDNKIPAWIESFISDKGYKINQQASAMLSEYLGNDLSKIANELEKLMLNIAAGQEITLKLVQDNIGISKEYNVFELQTALGKKDVLKVNQIINYFEANPKANPIVLVLGNLNNFFSKVLAYHYVKDKSPQNVAREIGVNPYFVKDYELAGRSYNYPKTMQIISYLREYDLKSKGVESNAPHGELMKELMFKILH; this is encoded by the coding sequence ACCTGTTGCACGGCGAAGAGCCTTATTTTATTGACGTGGTGAGCAACTACATTGAACACCATTTGCTGCCGGAGGCCGAGAAAGGCTTTAACCAAACCGTGGTATACGGCAAGGATACCGATATGATGGCTGTGCTTAATGCGGCCAAACGCTATCCCATGATGGCCGATTACCAGGTAGTTATGGTAAAGGAAGCCCAGGATATGAAATGGGGTAAGGATGATGACAGCAAAAAAGGAATCGACCCTTTATTGAGTTACCTGGAAAAGCCCCTGCCAAGTACCATACTTGTGTTTTGTTATAAGTATGGCAAGTTTGATAAGCGCAAAAAAACTTACAAGGCGATAGAAAAAAATGGGCTTATTTTTGAGTCGGCGCCTTTGTATGATAATAAGATACCGGCCTGGATAGAAAGTTTTATAAGCGATAAAGGTTATAAAATAAACCAGCAGGCATCGGCCATGTTATCTGAATACCTGGGTAACGACCTATCTAAAATAGCTAACGAACTGGAGAAACTAATGCTTAACATAGCCGCCGGGCAGGAAATTACCCTGAAGCTGGTGCAGGATAACATTGGTATAAGTAAAGAGTATAACGTATTTGAACTGCAAACCGCCCTTGGTAAAAAGGATGTTTTAAAGGTTAATCAGATTATTAATTATTTTGAAGCAAACCCCAAGGCAAACCCAATTGTGCTGGTATTAGGCAACCTGAATAACTTTTTTAGCAAAGTGTTGGCCTATCATTATGTAAAAGATAAATCGCCACAGAACGTAGCCCGCGAGATAGGGGTGAACCCTTATTTTGTAAAAGATTATGAGTTGGCCGGCCGCAGTTACAATTACCCCAAAACAATGCAAATCATCAGCTACCTGCGCGAGTATGATTTGAAAAGCAAAGGTGTTGAATCAAACGCCCCCCATGGCGAACTGATGAAAGAGTTGATGTTTAAAATACTGCACTAA